From Malaciobacter mytili LMG 24559:
TTATTTATATGCTCTTTTGGTATTCCGCCACCATTATCTTCTATTTCTATTAACACTTTATTATCTAAATTTTTTATATCAATATTTATTATGCCTTGTTTTATTTTATTTTGTTTTCTTCTTTTTATAATTGCATCTTTTGCATTATTAACAATATTTAAAAGAGTTTGCATTAACTCATTTTTATATCCATAAATAATTAAGTTTGTATTTGGCTTTACATTTACATTAACTTTTATATAATTATACTTTATATTATGCTTCATAATTTCTAGCATCTTTGAAACTGCTTCATAAATATCAAAAGATACTTTATTTGCCGAAGGCATAATAAAATTTTGAAAATCACTTATTGTTTCAGCCATATATTTAACTTGAACCATAATATCATTTACAAAAGCATTATTCTCTTCATCAATTTTCCCTTCACAAGAATAAATTTGCTCTTGGGCAATAGTTGTTATTTCTAAAAGAGGTGTTTTCCATTGATGTGCAATTGATGAAAAAATTTCACCAATTTCTGCTAATTTTGACTGTTGTATAATAAACTCTTGATGTTTTATTTTTTCTCTTAATGCAAGTTTTTCTTTTGTAACATCAGTAAAGACTACAACTGTTCCACTTGTTTTATAAATATTTTCTGTGTAGTCTGTTTTATTTATCATATATATATGTTCTGTATCATCCCTTGATTTTAATACTAGCTCATTTTCATCAAAGGCATTTTTATTTATAAAAGTTTTTAATAATTTAAAAAGATTTGAAACATTTTGGTTTTCTACAAAATCTCTTAATCTTTTTCCTTGCATTTCTTCACATGACATATTTAATAATTCATTAAACTTTGAATTTGAATCAACAATATAGCCCTTATCATCTTCCCATATTATTGGACTATTAATTGAGTTTAATAAAACTTTATCAAACTGCATTCTTTGTTTTAATTTTTTTGCACTTTTTATTCTTAAATATAAATTGTGCATTAATCCCAAAATTAGAAAAAGTAAAAAAGGTGCAATTACAAAAACAAAATTTATAAACTCTCTATTTCTTTCAAAAAAAGATATAGGAGCATTTACATAAGTAAAATTTTTATCCAATCTTGAAAGGTTTATATTAAACTCTTTTACTTTTCCATAATCAAATACATATTTGTATGAATTATCTACTTCTATTTTTGGTGTATTTACCTGTTTTTGTAAAATTCCTTTTATTCTCATAGCAGAATTAATTCCAAGTTGCTTTATATCTACAAGTTTTCCCCCTAAAGCACCTTTTTTTATAAATAAATCATCTGTTACAAAAACAGGAATTTTTGCATTTTGTATAAATGAAGCAATTTCATAATTTTGATATAGTTTCCCTGTGCTGTCATTATAAAATCTTACAAAAAATAATGCTTCATCTTTTTTATATATTGAAAATTTTTCTATTAAATCCTCAAATCTAATTTTTCTTATATACTCTATTTCTATTTTTTCCGAAACTTTTTTTATTGCATTTTTAATAAAAATCTCCGAATCATCTCCATTTGCACTTTGATCATTTAAGATATATAACTTTTTAATTGTTGGCATTAAAGTTTTGATAATATCAATATTTTCTTCAATAGCTCTTCTTTCCATCATACCTGAGACTTTACCCTCTAAGCCATACTCTTTAACTTCTTCTTCAAAAAATTGCTCAATTCCTAGAAAGTATATGGGTTGCTTAATATTTAATTCTTTATAGTTTTGTAAAATAAAAGCATATGCAAATTTATCAATAGCCACAACTAAATCATATTTATGTTTTGTTAATTGTAATTGGTATAGTTCTTTTAATTTATCAAAGTAGTCTTTAGAAGAAATTCTTTTTGAATCCATATATAAAATTGTAGTATCTATATTGGATTTATAAAATAGCTTTTCCATACCATCTATAAGCTTATCACTCCACTCAAAACCTTTATGGTATGAGTTTAATATTAAAATATTTTTCACACTCTTTGCATATAGAAATGAAGTTTGTGTAAAAAGTATTACTGCAAATATAAACAGTATGCGTTTCATTGTCTTACCTTAAAATTATCATAAAATTTTAACATAATCTCTATTAATTAAGATGAAAAGAGAAACTCTCTTTTCACCACTTCTTAATATTTAAAAAACATATCTTGTAATGCTTTTTTGTCTTGAGTTTTTGTAAGACCTAACATTAAAAGAACTCTTGCTTTTTGTGCATTTAAATTATCTGTAGCAATAAATCCATATTTTTCATCATCAACTTCACCATGTAAGTTTGTTCTACCACTTCCTACTCTTGAAGTTCTAGCAACAACTATACCTTTTTTAACAGCTTCACCTAAAGCCTCTTGTGTAGTTGGATAAGGATTTCCATTACCCATACCTGCGTGAATAATACCTTTTGCACCAGCTTTTACAGCTGCATTAACAAAAATTTCACTATCATTTGCATGAGCATATAAAATTTCTACTTTTGGTAATGAGTTAATTTTTTCAATATCAAATTCAGATTGATATGTATGTTTTCTAATTGGTGTCATATAAAAATGAACATCTCCATAATAAACTGTACCAATTTTTCCTGTATTTGGAGACACAAATGCATTAACAGCTGAAGTATTATATTTTGTAACTTCTCTTGCACTATGAATTTCATCATTCATTACAACTAAAACACCTTTTTCATTACTTTCTTTATTAATAGCAACACTTACAGCATTATAAATATTCATTGGTCCATCAGCACTCATTGAAGAACCAGATCTCATAGCACCTACAAAAACAATAGGTTTTTTACTTTTAACAGTTAAATCAAGAAAATAAGAAGTTGCTTCCATTGTATCTGTACCATGTGTAATAACAACTCCATCAACATCATCTCTTTTTAGTAATTCATTTACTCTTTTAGCTAATTTTAACCAAACCTCATTATTCATCTCTTGAGAACCAATATTTGAGATTTGCTCACCTTTAATATTTGCCATTTCATTAATTGAAGGAACTGCTGAAAGTAATTTATCAACTGTTACTGCACCTGCTGAATAAGCACTTTTTACTGATGATTCACCTGAACCTGCAATTGTTCCACCTGTAGCTAAAATCGCGATATTTGGTTTTGCTAAAAGCATTGATGCTCCTACTAATGATAACGCCGCAACTCTTTTTAATAATTTAGTCATCGTATTTCCTTTTTATTTTTTTGTATGAGATATGCAAGGAAAATTTCCTTGCATAGATTCTTTTATTAAAGTAACATTCCACCAACAATAAATCCAAATACAACACTTAAGGCAATTGCTATAATACCTGGTATCATAAATGGGTGATTAAATACTAATTTACCAATTCTTGTAGAACCTGTATCATCCATCTCAACAGCTGCTAACAGTGTTGGATAAGTAGGTAATACAAATAAAGCACTTACTGCTGCAAATGATGCAATCGCAGTAACAGGATCAACTCCAAGTGCAAGCGCTGCTGGCATTAAAGCTTTAGTAGTTGCACCTTGAGAATAAAGTAACATACTTGCAAAGAATAATGTTACAGCTAACATCCAAGGATAATCATTTAATAAATCACTAGCAATTGTTTTAATTCCATCAATATGAGCTTCAACAAATGTAGTTCCTAACCAAGCAACCCCAAGTACACAAATACAAGCACTCATACCTGATTTAAATGTTGAAGCACTAATGATTTTTCCTGTATCAATTTTACATAATAGAGTAATTAATGTTGCACAAGCTAACATAAATACCATAATCGCTTCATTTCTAGGTAACGCTGGATCAACAATAATCCCAACTTTTTTACTAATTAAAGTTGCATATGTAACAACAGCGAAGATAGTTACACAAAAGATTGCAACTGAAAGTTTTGCACCTTTTTTAATCTCAATATTAGATTCACCTCTTAATTTAATAAGACCTTTTTCAAGTCTTTCTTTATAAACAGGATCATCTTTTAAATCTTTACCCATAAAGTTACTAAAAAATGCAGTAATCATACAAGCTGCAAAAGTTGTTGGAATAACAATTGCTAATAACTCTAAGTACCCTACTCCTAATGGCTCTAAAATACCACTAAAGAAAACAACTGCTGCTGAAATTGGTGAAGCAGTAATTGCAATTTGAGATGCAACAACAGCGATACCTAATGGTCTTGAAGGTCTAACACCTTGCTCTTTAGCAACCTCAGCAATAACTGGCAGAGTTGAATATGCTGTATGCCCTGTTCCTGCAAGTAATGTCATAAAATATGTAACAGCAGGAGCTAAATATGTAATATGTTTAGGATTTTTTCTTAGAATATCCTCCGCAATTTTAACCATATAATCTAATCCACCTGCAATTTGCATAGCTGCAATAGCTGCAATAACAGACATAATGATTAGAATAACATCGATTGGAATACTTCCTGGTTTAAGTCCAAAAAATAGACATAAAACAAGAACACCTAATCCACCAGCATACCCTATTCCAATACCACCAAGTCTTGCTCCCAAGAAAATGGCGGCTAATACTACTACAATCTCTAAACCTAACATAGCATCCTCCTTAATTTTTAATTACTACTTATTTAATAAAACTATCTAACCCTTGGTTTAATCATATTTTCTGGTTTGATAATATCGTCTAATTCTTCTTTACTTAAAAGCTCTCTTTCTAAAACAATGTCATATACTGATCTATGTGTATCTAAAGCTTCTTTTGCAACAGAAGTTGAGTTTTCATATCCAATATATGGGTTTAATGCAGTTACAAGCCCAATACTATGTAATACTAATTCTTTACATCTATCTTCATTTGCAGTGATTCCATCAACACATTTAGAAGCTAAAGTTTCAAAAGCATTTTTCATCATATTAATTGAGTTAAATAAATTAAATGCAATTACTGGTTCAAATACATTAAGTTGTAATTGTCCACCTTCACTTGCAAGTGTAATTGTTACATCTGTTCCAATTACTTGGAATGCAACTTGATTTACAACTTCAGGAATAACTGGATTTACTTTACCTGGCATAATTGAAGAACCTGGTTGCATTGCTGGTAAGTTAATTTCATTAATTCCAGTTCTAGGTCCACTACTTAATAATCTTAAGTCATTACAAATTTTTGAAATTTTTGTTGCAACTCTTTTTAATACTCCAGAAATTTGTACATAAGCACCAGTATCTTGTGTAGCTTCAACTAAGTCTTTAGCTGTAACAAATGGTCTTCCTGTTACTTCTTGTAATTTTAATTCTACTTCATGAGCATAATCTGGATGAGAGTTAATCCCTGTACCAATTGCAGTTGCTCCTAAGTTCATCTCTCTTACTAATTGTTGTGCTTCTAATAATCTTTGAATATCTTCATCAATCATTGTTACATATGTATGGAACTCTTGTCCTAAAGTCATAGGTACAGCATCTTGAAGTTGAGTTCTACCCATTTTAATTACATCTTTAAATTCATCAGCTTTTTTTGCAAATGATTTTCTTAAAATTTTCATTGAATCAATTAATTCAAAGATTTTTTCATAAAGTGCAATTCTAAATGCAGTTGGATATGCATCATTTGTTGATTGAGATTTATTTACATCATTATTTGGGTGAACAATTTTATACTCACCTTTTTGATGTCCAAGTATTTCTAAAGCTTTATTTGCAATTACTTCATTTGCATTCATATTAATAGAAGTACCTGCTCCACCTTGAATCATATCAACAATAAATTGTTCATGAAGTTCACCACCAATAATTTCATCGCAAGCTTCACAAATTGCATTTTTTTTGTTTTCTGCTAATAAACCTAATTTATGGTTTGCTAAAGCACAAGCTTTTTTAACTTTTGCTAAAGACACAATAAATGTAGGGAATTGTGATAATGTAATTCCAGTTATATTAAAGTTTTCTTTTGCCCTTGCAGTTTGTACTCCATAGTACACGTCATTAGAGATCTCTTTATCACCTAAAAGATCATGCTCCATTCTCATTGTCATAATAAATCCTTTAAATAAAATTATTAAAAAAACAATCCTTAATTTTAATTTAAATTAAGAGTTTAATTTTTTACTTAAAGGAATTCTATACCTGTAAAGTGAACTAAAAGTGACTTTTTGAACGATTATTCACTTTTTGAATATTATTTATAATATTTTGTAATTTTTTGTGATTTTATTTTTAAATATGGATTTTATAGGTTTTTTTTAAGTTATTTTGCAGTGACTGTTTTCTACTATTTTATAGTATGCTTTTCTTCGTTAATGAGCGTTATTTAAACTTACCAGTCACACTTTAAAAACATTAGTCGACTATTGTCAAGGATGAGAGAGAACCCTGTGACTGGTAATTTACTATCTTCGTTTTTTCGTAAATTATTTATAAAGGTAGATTTTTTGGAGAAGTAGGCTCACAGTCAAAGAGTTTTACCTCCAAAAAATCACGTTTTAACTTCTGTAAAAAGCCCTGATGGGAAAAGGACTTTTTATTTTTGGTTGTTTGATACTATTTTACAGTAACTAATTTTCTTCGTAAATATGCAATTTTATTTTGTAAAGGAAGGTGTTTTGGACAAGTATCCTCACAACCAAGAAGAGTCATACATCCAAAAATTCCATTATCATCTCCTACTAATTCATAGTAGTCTTCCATTGTTCTTTCATCATGTGGATCACATTCAAATCTTGCAACTCTATTTAAACCAACAGCTCCAATAAAGTCCTCTTTAATAAGTTTTGTTCCACATCCTGCCACACAACATCCGCACTCAATACATCTATCAAGTTCAAATACTTCATCTGCTACATCTGGATCTACTCTTTCTTCTAAATCAGCAATATCTATTTCTTTATTTGTATGAATCCAGCTTTCAACTCTTTTAGTCATAGCTTCCATCCACTCACCTGTATTTACAGATAAGTCTTTAATTAATTTAAAAGCAGGAAGAGGTAAAAGTATAATTTCACTATCTAAATCTTTTGTTAGTGTTCTACATGCTAATTTTGGTCTTCCATTAATCATCATGGCACAACTACCACAAATACCCGCTCTACATACAAAGTCAAAGCTTAAACCTGCATCCATTGTTTCTCTGATTTGAGTTAAAGCTAAATAAATTGTCATACTATCTGTTTCTGTTAATTTGTACTCTTTAAAATATGGTTTGCTTTCACAATTTTGTGGATCATATCTTAGTACTTTTATTGTTAATTGCCGTGCCATTATTTAACTCCTAATCTTTTATTTTTTCTTTTATACTCTTGTTGTAATGAAAATGGCATTAGTGCATGTTGAACTTCATATCTATCTTTACCACTTGCTTCCATATCTTCTTTTAATTTATCAACTTCAGCTTGTCTAATTGCAGATAATTCATTTTCAATAATCATACCTTTAGCTCCATATCCTCTAAATCCTGGAGGTATTTCCATTGTCATAATATCTAAGTCTTCATACTCAATTGTAGGTAATGTATCTCCTTCTTTCCAAGAA
This genomic window contains:
- a CDS encoding sensor histidine kinase codes for the protein MKRILFIFAVILFTQTSFLYAKSVKNILILNSYHKGFEWSDKLIDGMEKLFYKSNIDTTILYMDSKRISSKDYFDKLKELYQLQLTKHKYDLVVAIDKFAYAFILQNYKELNIKQPIYFLGIEQFFEEEVKEYGLEGKVSGMMERRAIEENIDIIKTLMPTIKKLYILNDQSANGDDSEIFIKNAIKKVSEKIEIEYIRKIRFEDLIEKFSIYKKDEALFFVRFYNDSTGKLYQNYEIASFIQNAKIPVFVTDDLFIKKGALGGKLVDIKQLGINSAMRIKGILQKQVNTPKIEVDNSYKYVFDYGKVKEFNINLSRLDKNFTYVNAPISFFERNREFINFVFVIAPFLLFLILGLMHNLYLRIKSAKKLKQRMQFDKVLLNSINSPIIWEDDKGYIVDSNSKFNELLNMSCEEMQGKRLRDFVENQNVSNLFKLLKTFINKNAFDENELVLKSRDDTEHIYMINKTDYTENIYKTSGTVVVFTDVTKEKLALREKIKHQEFIIQQSKLAEIGEIFSSIAHQWKTPLLEITTIAQEQIYSCEGKIDEENNAFVNDIMVQVKYMAETISDFQNFIMPSANKVSFDIYEAVSKMLEIMKHNIKYNYIKVNVNVKPNTNLIIYGYKNELMQTLLNIVNNAKDAIIKRRKQNKIKQGIINIDIKNLDNKVLIEIEDNGGGIPKEHINNVFEAYYTTKQNGHGIGLYMAKLIIEDKMDGKINVENTKNGAKFIIKLGVNDENIIARR
- a CDS encoding type II asparaginase yields the protein MTKLLKRVAALSLVGASMLLAKPNIAILATGGTIAGSGESSVKSAYSAGAVTVDKLLSAVPSINEMANIKGEQISNIGSQEMNNEVWLKLAKRVNELLKRDDVDGVVITHGTDTMEATSYFLDLTVKSKKPIVFVGAMRSGSSMSADGPMNIYNAVSVAINKESNEKGVLVVMNDEIHSAREVTKYNTSAVNAFVSPNTGKIGTVYYGDVHFYMTPIRKHTYQSEFDIEKINSLPKVEILYAHANDSEIFVNAAVKAGAKGIIHAGMGNGNPYPTTQEALGEAVKKGIVVARTSRVGSGRTNLHGEVDDEKYGFIATDNLNAQKARVLLMLGLTKTQDKKALQDMFFKY
- a CDS encoding anaerobic C4-dicarboxylate transporter; this translates as MLGLEIVVVLAAIFLGARLGGIGIGYAGGLGVLVLCLFFGLKPGSIPIDVILIIMSVIAAIAAMQIAGGLDYMVKIAEDILRKNPKHITYLAPAVTYFMTLLAGTGHTAYSTLPVIAEVAKEQGVRPSRPLGIAVVASQIAITASPISAAVVFFSGILEPLGVGYLELLAIVIPTTFAACMITAFFSNFMGKDLKDDPVYKERLEKGLIKLRGESNIEIKKGAKLSVAIFCVTIFAVVTYATLISKKVGIIVDPALPRNEAIMVFMLACATLITLLCKIDTGKIISASTFKSGMSACICVLGVAWLGTTFVEAHIDGIKTIASDLLNDYPWMLAVTLFFASMLLYSQGATTKALMPAALALGVDPVTAIASFAAVSALFVLPTYPTLLAAVEMDDTGSTRIGKLVFNHPFMIPGIIAIALSVVFGFIVGGMLL
- the aspA gene encoding aspartate ammonia-lyase; the encoded protein is MRMEHDLLGDKEISNDVYYGVQTARAKENFNITGITLSQFPTFIVSLAKVKKACALANHKLGLLAENKKNAICEACDEIIGGELHEQFIVDMIQGGAGTSINMNANEVIANKALEILGHQKGEYKIVHPNNDVNKSQSTNDAYPTAFRIALYEKIFELIDSMKILRKSFAKKADEFKDVIKMGRTQLQDAVPMTLGQEFHTYVTMIDEDIQRLLEAQQLVREMNLGATAIGTGINSHPDYAHEVELKLQEVTGRPFVTAKDLVEATQDTGAYVQISGVLKRVATKISKICNDLRLLSSGPRTGINEINLPAMQPGSSIMPGKVNPVIPEVVNQVAFQVIGTDVTITLASEGGQLQLNVFEPVIAFNLFNSINMMKNAFETLASKCVDGITANEDRCKELVLHSIGLVTALNPYIGYENSTSVAKEALDTHRSVYDIVLERELLSKEELDDIIKPENMIKPRVR
- a CDS encoding fumarate reductase iron-sulfur subunit → MARQLTIKVLRYDPQNCESKPYFKEYKLTETDSMTIYLALTQIRETMDAGLSFDFVCRAGICGSCAMMINGRPKLACRTLTKDLDSEIILLPLPAFKLIKDLSVNTGEWMEAMTKRVESWIHTNKEIDIADLEERVDPDVADEVFELDRCIECGCCVAGCGTKLIKEDFIGAVGLNRVARFECDPHDERTMEDYYELVGDDNGIFGCMTLLGCEDTCPKHLPLQNKIAYLRRKLVTVK